The following DNA comes from Streptomyces globosus.
AGCCCGCCCCGCGCAACCTGCTCCGGCGTGCCCGCGGCGACGATCCGGCCGCCGTCCGCGCCGCCGCCCGGCCCCAGGTCGACCACCCAGTCCGCGCCCGCCACCACGTCCATGTCGTGCTCGACCACCACCACCGTGTGGCCGGCGTCCACCAGCCCGTGCAACTGCTGTACCAGCACCTCCACATCGGCCGGGTGCAGCCCTGTCGTCGGCTCGTCCAGCACGTACAGCGTGTGCTCGCGCCGCAGCCGCTGGAGCTCCGCCGCCAGCTTGATCCGCTGCGCCTCGCCGCCCGAAAGCTCCGTGGCCGGCTGTCCCAGCCGCAGGTAGCCCAGCCCGATCTCCTCCAGCGCCCGCAGACTCCGTGCCGCCGCCGGGACCTCCGCGAAGAACTCCGCGGCCGCCTCCACCGTCAGCCCGAGCACCTCCGCGATGCTCAGTCCCCCGTGGCGGACCTGCAGCGTCTCGGCGCTGTACCGCGCCCCCGCGCACTCCGGGCACGGCGCGTACGTACGGGGCAGGAACAGCAGCTCCACGGAGACGAAGCCCTCGCCCTGGCAGGTCTCGCACCGGCCGCCCGGCACGTTGAACGAGAACCGGCCCGCCTTCCAGCCGCGGGCCCGCGCCTCGCCGGTCGCCGCGAACAGCCGGCGCACCACGTCGAACAGCCCCGTGTACGTCGCCAGGTTGGACCGCGGCGTGCGCCCGATCGGCTTCTGGTCCACCTCCACCAGCCGCCGCACCGGGAACCCCGGGTCCGCGGCGAGCCGCTCGCCCGCCTCCCGCGCCAGCACCTGCCCCACCAGCGTGGACTTCCCCGACCCTGACACACCCGTCACGGCCGTGAACACCCCGAGCGGGAACTCCGCGTCGACGTCCCGCAGGTTGTGCCGCCGCGCCCCGGACACCCGTACCGCCCCGGCCGCCTCCCGCACCGCCCGCCGCGGCCGCCCCGCCGCTGCCACCGCCCCCGGCGCCGCGAACAGGTGCCGCGCCGTCGCCGACTGCGCCACACCGGCCAGCTCCGCGGGCGGGCCGCTGTGCAGGACCCGCCCGCCGTGCTCGCCCGCCCGCGGGCCCACGTCCACGACCCAGTCCGCATGCCGCACCACATCCAGGTGGTGCTCCACCACGAACACCGTGTTCCCGGCCGCCTTCAGCCGGTCCAGCACGCCCAGGAGCGCCTCCGTGTCGGCCGGGTGCAGGCCGGCCGACGGCTCGTCCAGTACGTACACCACCCCGAACAGCCCCGACCTCAGCTGCGTCGCCAGCCGCAGCCGCTGCAACTCGCCCGCCGACAGCGTCGGCGCCGTCCGGTCCAGGCTCAGATAGCCCAGCCCCAGCTCGACGACCGGCGCGATCCGGGCCCGCAGGTCGGCGGCGAGCACCCGCGCAGCCTCCCCGTCCGGCGGCGTCCGCGCCAGCAGCCCGTCCAGGCCCGTCAGCGGCAGCGCCGCCACCTCCGCGATGGTGTGCCCCGCGTACGTCACGGCGAGCGCCTCGGGACGCAGCCGCCGCCCCGCACACACCGGACACGGCGCGTCGGTGAGGAACCTCTCCGCGCGGGCCCGCAGGGTGGCGCTGCGGCTCTCCGCGAACGTCTTCATCACCCACCGGTGCGCGCTCGTGTACGTCCCCCGGTAGGGGCGCTGGATCCGCTCCGGGTCGCGTACGGGGTGCACGGTGACGACCGGCTGCTCCTCGGTGAACAGGATCCACTCGCGGTCCTCCGCGGGCAGCTCCCGCCACGGCGCGTCCACGTCGTGGCCGAGCGCCTCCAGGATGTCCCGCAGGTTCTTGCCCTGCCAGGCTCCGGGCCAGGCGGCGATCGCGCCCTCGCGGATCGACAGGCCCGGATCGGGGACGAGCAGCTCCTCGGTGGTGCGGTGGATGCTGCCCAGTCCGTGGCACGAAGGGCACGCCCCGGCCGCGGTGTTGGGGGAGAAGGCGTCGGAGTCGAGCCGCCCGGCGCCCTCCGGGTAGGTGCCGGCGCGGGAGAACAGCATGCGCAGCGAGTTGGAGAGCAGGGTCACCGTGCCCACGGAGGAGCGCGAGCCGGGCGTGGAGCGCCGCTGCTCCAGCGACACCGCCGGCGGCAGGCCGGTGACCGAGTCCACTGCGGGCGCGCCGACCTGGTGGATGAGGCGCCGCGCGTACGGGGCGACCGACTCGAAGTAGCGGCGCTGCGCCTCGGCGTAGAGCGTGCCGAAGGCGAGGGAGCTCTTCCCTGAGCCGGAGACGCCGGTGAAGACGGTCAGGGCGTCGCGGGGGATGTCCACGTCGACGCCGCGCAGGTTGTGCTCACGGGCTCCGCGGACGCGTACGAACGGGTCGAGGGCGGCGGCCGGCGCCGGGCTCTCGTCGGACTGGTGCATTCGCCCCACTTTACGGGCGCCTCAGGGTCGTTGTTCAGCGGCCGGCGCGCTTGGCGGCTGCGGTTGCGGCGGCGCGGGGGCTCCGCCGGTGAAGCGCGTGACCAAGGGCCCGGCGATGGCCAGGAGGAAGACGTAGGCGGCGACCAGGGGGCCGAGCCTGTCGTCGTGTACACCTGCCAGGGCGATGATGACGATGGAGAACTCGCCGCGGGCGATGAGGGCCGTCCCGGCCCGCAGCCGGCCCTGCGCTCCCGCCCCGTCCCGCGAAGCGGCGTACCAGCCGGCGGCCACCTTCGTGGCTGCCGTGACCGCGGCCAGCGCGAGCGCGGGAGGCAGCACGGACAGCAGGGTGCCGGGCCTGATCGACAGCCCGATGGCCAGGAAGAACACCGCCGCGAACAGGTCACGCAGCGGACCGACCACCGCCCGGGTCCGGTCCGCGGCCTCGCCGGTGAGCGCGAGCCCGACGAGAAAGGCGCCGACCGCGGCGGAGATGTGCACCGTCTCGGCCAGCGCCGCCACGATCAGCGTGATGCCCAGGACGCGCAGGAGCACCTGCTCCGCGTCCGGGTTGACCACCAGCCGCCCCAGGTGGTGGCCCCACCAGTAGGAGGCGGCGAAGGCGGCGCCGACCGCGCCCACGGCGACGAGCGCACCCGCCAGCGCCTGCTGCCAGGTGCCACCGGAGACCACGACGGCCAGCACGGGCAGGTAGGCGGCCATCGCGAAGTCCTCCAGCACCAGGACGGACAGGACGGCCGGGGTCTCCCGGTTGCCCAGGCGCCTCAGGTCGTCCAGCAGCCGGGCGATGATGCCGGACGAGGAGATGTAGGTGACGCCCGCGAGGGCGAGGATGCCTGCGGCGTCCCATCCGAGCAGCCATCCGGCGACGGCTCCGGGCACCGCGTTCAGCACGAGGTCGACGCCGGCGGACGGCATGTGGCGGCGCAGGCTGACGGTGAACTCGGGGACGGTGAACTCCAGGCCCAGGGCCAGCAGCAACAGCACCAGCCCGATGGACGCCCCGGTCCCGACGAACTCGTCGGCGGCCGGGACCGGGGCGATTCCCCCCTCGCCCAGAGCCAGTCCGGCCAGGAGGTAGAGGGGTACGGGGGACAGTGCGAAGCGCCGCGCCAGGGCGCACAGCAGGCTCAACGCCGCCAGAATCAATCCGAGTTCCAGCAGCAGCGCGACCGGGGTGTGCACCGGATCAACCCCGGACGATCTCTTCCACGCCGGCGATGCCGTCATGGGTGCCGATCACCACCAGGACGTCCCCGGCGCGCAGGACCTCGCCGGGACCCGGTGAGGCGATCACCTCCTCGCCCCGGACGATCGCCACGATCGACGAACCGGTACGGGTGCGCGCCCTGGTGTCGCCCAGCGGACGCCCGTCGAACGGGGTGCCGGGCAGCACCTCGACCTGCCCTGCGCTGAGCCCGGGAACCTCTCGGGTGAGGTCGGCGAAGCGTTCGGCGATCCGCGGCGCGCCCAGGATCTCGGCGAGGGTGTCCGCCTCCTCTCCGGTGAGCCGCAGCACGGGCCTGGCCTGGTCGAGGTTGTCGGCCGCGTACACCACCAGTTCGAAACCGCCCGACCGGAGGGCCACCACGCCGATCCGGTCGCCGTCCTGGCTGGTGAACTCGTAACGCAGCCCCACACCGGGGAGAAGCACCTCGTTCACGTCCATGCGCGCATCATCGCGCCG
Coding sequences within:
- a CDS encoding excinuclease ABC subunit UvrA, whose product is MHQSDESPAPAAALDPFVRVRGAREHNLRGVDVDIPRDALTVFTGVSGSGKSSLAFGTLYAEAQRRYFESVAPYARRLIHQVGAPAVDSVTGLPPAVSLEQRRSTPGSRSSVGTVTLLSNSLRMLFSRAGTYPEGAGRLDSDAFSPNTAAGACPSCHGLGSIHRTTEELLVPDPGLSIREGAIAAWPGAWQGKNLRDILEALGHDVDAPWRELPAEDREWILFTEEQPVVTVHPVRDPERIQRPYRGTYTSAHRWVMKTFAESRSATLRARAERFLTDAPCPVCAGRRLRPEALAVTYAGHTIAEVAALPLTGLDGLLARTPPDGEAARVLAADLRARIAPVVELGLGYLSLDRTAPTLSAGELQRLRLATQLRSGLFGVVYVLDEPSAGLHPADTEALLGVLDRLKAAGNTVFVVEHHLDVVRHADWVVDVGPRAGEHGGRVLHSGPPAELAGVAQSATARHLFAAPGAVAAAGRPRRAVREAAGAVRVSGARRHNLRDVDAEFPLGVFTAVTGVSGSGKSTLVGQVLAREAGERLAADPGFPVRRLVEVDQKPIGRTPRSNLATYTGLFDVVRRLFAATGEARARGWKAGRFSFNVPGGRCETCQGEGFVSVELLFLPRTYAPCPECAGARYSAETLQVRHGGLSIAEVLGLTVEAAAEFFAEVPAAARSLRALEEIGLGYLRLGQPATELSGGEAQRIKLAAELQRLRREHTLYVLDEPTTGLHPADVEVLVQQLHGLVDAGHTVVVVEHDMDVVAGADWVVDLGPGGGADGGRIVAAGTPEQVARGGLGRTAGHLARALGLD
- a CDS encoding cation:proton antiporter yields the protein MHTPVALLLELGLILAALSLLCALARRFALSPVPLYLLAGLALGEGGIAPVPAADEFVGTGASIGLVLLLLALGLEFTVPEFTVSLRRHMPSAGVDLVLNAVPGAVAGWLLGWDAAGILALAGVTYISSSGIIARLLDDLRRLGNRETPAVLSVLVLEDFAMAAYLPVLAVVVSGGTWQQALAGALVAVGAVGAAFAASYWWGHHLGRLVVNPDAEQVLLRVLGITLIVAALAETVHISAAVGAFLVGLALTGEAADRTRAVVGPLRDLFAAVFFLAIGLSIRPGTLLSVLPPALALAAVTAATKVAAGWYAASRDGAGAQGRLRAGTALIARGEFSIVIIALAGVHDDRLGPLVAAYVFLLAIAGPLVTRFTGGAPAPPQPQPPSAPAAEQRP
- a CDS encoding cation:proton antiporter regulatory subunit, producing MDVNEVLLPGVGLRYEFTSQDGDRIGVVALRSGGFELVVYAADNLDQARPVLRLTGEEADTLAEILGAPRIAERFADLTREVPGLSAGQVEVLPGTPFDGRPLGDTRARTRTGSSIVAIVRGEEVIASPGPGEVLRAGDVLVVIGTHDGIAGVEEIVRG